The Hydra vulgaris chromosome 11, alternate assembly HydraT2T_AEP genome contains a region encoding:
- the LOC100201593 gene encoding phosphatidylinositol N-acetylglucosaminyltransferase subunit Q has translation MSLYNIIVIFLNCSYAFEHLSKSRCFLRIKKKELLIDILLGISSCIILNLIGAESLGKHFFYFRCKTSESLQNLLTWLMGNPAGLKLNQELSHFLGNFFSCHVQIWMQYIDVIDDYFVPIVTFLIYSNCFGLTLFLSLVKDAINVLTLHIYCFYVYGAKLYSLQLYGLISLSRLFMGKKWNVLRCRLDSVTYEADQFILGTILFTTLMFLLPTTALYYVVFATLRMCVLVTQFSLTFFISIITDRSLEIETSNVCKLSPTYRLSFFEITDGLQKLLTGEILKPWSKWSNVSTDNKNIECL, from the exons atgagtttgtATAACATaatagtgatttttttaaattgttcgtATGCCTTTGAACATCTATCGAAATCGCGATGTTTCTTAcgtataaagaaaaaagaattgctTATTGACATTCTTCTTGGTATATCATCTTGTattatattgaatttaattgGTGCAGAGAGTcttggaaaacattttttttattttcgctGTAAAACTAGTGAAAGTTTACAAAACTTGCTAACGTGGTTAATGGGAAATCCTGCTGGATTAAAGTTAAACCAAGAACTTTCCCATTTTCTagggaattttttttcttgccaTGTTCAGATTTGGATGCAGTATATTGACGTTATTGACGATTATTTTGTTCCAATAGTCACTTTTCTTATTTACTCAAATTGCTTTggtttaacactttttttatcgCTCGTTAAAGATGCTATAAATGTGCTGACTTTACACATCTACTGTTTTTATGTGTATGGTGCCAAGTTATATTCGCTTCAACTTTACGGTTTAATATCTTTATCTCGGCTTTTTATGG ggAAAAAATGGAACGTGTTGCGATGCCGCTTAGACTCAGTAACGTATGAGGCCGATCAGTTTATTCTTGGAACAATCTTGTTTACAACTCTAATGTTTCTTCTTCCGACAACAGCTCTTTATTATGTCGTTTTTGCAACTCTAAGAATGTGTGTCTTGGTTACTCAATTTtctttaacgttttttatttcGATTATAACTG ATCGAAGCCTTGAAATCGAAACATCGAATGTCTGTAAATTAAGTCCGACTTACCGATTGTCATTTTTTGAGATAACTGATGGTTTGCAAAAGCTTTTAACAGGAGAAATACTGAAGCCATGGAGCAAATGGTCAAACGTTTCAACggacaataaaaatatagaatgtttgtaa
- the LOC100198032 gene encoding SET and MYND domain-containing protein 4, with the protein MEWQVYLDDLTREASKVGLLKEFSLMKTDVQRLTFCQEQSFIRTSLDKWLNKNIHSAQVKCLDKSLKFKTSADSAFFQHLDDKAIQLYGMALLFSPRSEVSVLFGNRSAVLFTKGLWEKCIVDIDCALNEGFFPEKQWKLYKRKGAALMNLKKYSESQLSFKKCLTVLPTEFSEERNQVELLLSSVCKFDLTDAVAVNEVVELDSFIPVNGFDKILTRGSSSLEVAYDSKQGRYIFAKEDIPNGSIIISEKPYAAVLLPHWYKTHCQLCFDKVISLFPCYECAEVVFCSLSCYNDAWATYHRFECKKLSLMEKVGIAHLSLRIVLVSDAKDLLRFLSLNKFTDSPTLPSSKIEGCNDQGIYRADYESVYFLSTHSDRLPIEDLFQYSVAGFLLYKLLINSSFFKIHTVLQQHHFDVGSLLIRHIQQLICNAHAVTCLSAEKFDTTSVIDQEQVRIATAIYPTTSLLNHSCEPTILNCFYKNQLIVKVVKDVVKGEQIFNCYGPHYKRMRYEDRRAALMQQYFFVCSCEHCVNQNGCSNKNGFICFKCKLPLYNEEKCTSCDTDFCKDIYVSKANRCDELFLNAMRLLSLNSERHSVEKVLELFLECLNHQKEIYIANHFLLSRSYDVVGKCYAMLEDYESALKFVKKSVLVIKTIYGDQSIEYTNEILKLTDLFMHVVHNGKITYINEALDFVDEGIKLVHLNKQPDCSDLVDLEQKSVYLKNVNRRHSFK; encoded by the coding sequence atGGAATGGCAAGTATATCTTGATGATCTTACCAGAGAAGCTTCTAAAGTTGgtcttttaaaagaattttctttgATGAAAACTGATGTTCAAAGATTGACTTTTTGTCAAGAACAAAGTTTTATAAGAACCTCTTTAGATAAATGgcttaataaaaacatacacTCTGCTCAAGTTAAATGTTTAGACAaatctttgaaatttaaaacatctGCAGATTCTgcattttttcaacatcttGACGATAAAGCAATACAACTTTATGGTATGGCTTTATTGTTTTCTCCTCGTTCGGAAGTGTCAGTTTTATTTGGTAATCGATCAGCAGTCTTATTTACCAAAGGATTGTGGGAAAAATGTATTGTCGATATTGATTGTGCTCTTAATGAAGGCTTTTTTCCAGAAAAGCAATGGAAGTTGTACAAACGAAAAGGTGCAGcattaatgaatttaaaaaaatattcggAAAGtcaattatcatttaaaaagtgtttaacaGTCCTACCAACAGAGTTTTCTGAAGAAAGGAACCAGGTAGAATTGCTCCTTAGTTCAGTCTGTAAATTTGATTTGACAGATGCTGTTGCTGTTAATGAAGTTGTTGAATTGGATAGTTTTATTCCTGTAAATGGTTTTGATAAGATTTTAACCAGAGGAAGTTCTTCATTAGAAGTGGCTTACGATAGTAAGCAGGGTAGATATATTTTTGCTAAAGAAGATATACCAAATGGAAGTATAATTATTAGCGAGAAACCTTATGCAGCTGTCTTACTTCCTCATTGGTATAAAACTCATTGTCAGTTATGTTTTGATAAAGTTATTTCGTTATTCCCATGTTACGAGTGTGCTGAAGTAGTATTTTGCTCTTTATCGTGTTATAACGATGCTTGGGCTACTTACCATCGTTTTGAATGCAAAAAATTAAGTCTGATGGAGAAAGTAGGAATTGCACATTTGTCGCTTCGAATTGTTTTAGTAAGTGATGCAAAggatttattaagatttttgaGTCTAAACAAATTTACTGACTCTCCCACTTTACCTTCCTCAAAAATAGAAGGATGTAATGATCAAGGAATTTATCGGGCTGACTATGaaagtgtttattttctttCGACACACAGCGATAGGCTACCAATTGAAGATTTATTTCAATACTCTGTTGCTGGTTTCTTGCTGTACAAGTTGCTTATAAATAGTTCCTTTTTTAAGATACATACCGTCTTGCAACAGCATCATTTTGATGTAGGAAGTTTGTTGATTCGGCACATCCAGCAGCTTATTTGTAACGCCCATGCAGTAACTTGTCTAAGTGcagaaaaatttgatacaacCAGTGTTATAGATCAAGAGCAGGTTCGAATAGCTACTGCAATCTACCCAACTACAAGTCTACTAAACCATTCTTGTGAACCTACcattcttaattgtttttataaaaaccagCTTATAGTTAAAGTTGTGAAAGATGTGGTGAAAGGCGAACAGATTTTCAACTGTTATGGTCCTCATTATAAACGAATGCGTTATGAAGATCGACGTGCAGCTTTAAtgcagcaatatttttttgtctgttCTTGTGAACATTGTGTTAATCAAAATGGTTGtagtaataaaaatggttttatttgttttaaatgtaagttGCCCTTGTACAATGAAGAAAAATGCACATCGTGTGATACTGATTTCTGCAAAGATATTTATGTTAGCAAAGCAAATCGTTGTGACGAACTATTTTTGAACGCGATGCGTCTGCTAAGTTTGAATAGCGAGCGTCATAGTGTTGAGAAAGTCTTAGAGCTCTTTCTTGAATGTTTAAACCATCAAAAGGAAATTTATATTGCTAATCATTTTTTACTATCCCGAAGTTATGACGTTGTTGGTAAATGTTATGCGATGTTGGAAGATTATGAATCTGcattgaaatttgtaaaaaagagcGTTCTCGTAATCAAAACTATATACGGTGATCAAAGTATAGAGTACACAAATGAGATTCTGAAACTAACAGATTTATTTATGCATGTTGTGCACAATGGCAAAATTACTTACATAAATGAAGCTTTAGATTTTGTAGATGAAGGTATAAAATTAGTACATTTGAACAAGCAACCTGATTGCTCTGATTTAGTTGATCTTGaacaaaaaagtgtttatttaaaaaatgttaacagaagacattcttttaaataa
- the LOC100207683 gene encoding partner of Y14 and mago yields METSGNVIAASQRPDGTWRKERKVKVGFVPQDEIQKYESRTKKFFSEKPQFPPGYNVAVSEKPLSKNQKKNERKKQKREVPHNAKDSPTPPIIAEITKTVNELNLEKNSNVSKVIEVDRTKKIKALNKKIKQIEQLEEKLKKGEVLEDLQLEKISKKKKLEEELKQLQQML; encoded by the coding sequence atggaaacttctggaaatGTAATTGCAGCGAGTCAAAGGCCAGATGGTACTTGGCGCAAAGAACGTAAAGTAAAAGTTGGCTTTGTTCCACAAGATGAAATTCAAAAGTACGAAAGtcgcacaaaaaaatttttttctgaaaagcCTCAATTCCCTCCAGGATATAATGTAGCTGTATCTGAGAAACCTTTATCGaagaatcagaaaaaaaatgagCGTAAAAAACAAAAGCGAGAAGTACCACATAACGCAAAAGATTCCCCAACACCACCAATCATAGcagaaataaccaaaacagTGAATGaactaaatttagaaaaaaactctAATGTTTCTAAAGTAATTGAAGTTGatcgaacaaaaaaaataaaagctctTAATAAGAAGATTAAACAAATTGAACAATTGGAAGAGAAACTTAAAAAAGGCGAAGTGTTAGAAGATCTGCAAttggaaaaaatttcaaaaaagaaaaaattagaagaaGAGTTAAAACAGTTACAACAAATGTTGTAG